Genomic DNA from Carnobacterium divergens DSM 20623:
ATCATTTCAACGTCACAACCATCTGATTTTGCTCCTGCTAGGACTGCTTGTAACATTTGAGCAGTGATGCCGAACTTATTTGATGTTCCTAAAATTCCTAAGACTTTTGTCATCTAATGAACACATCCTTACTCTCCTATTGTAACAAACTCGTTTTTTTTTACTAGCTTTAATTTCTAAAAAGCAAAAAAAGTGATGCTAAATCATTGATTTAACATCACTTTTCAACTTTTTTAATTCTTTTTAATGATATAAATCAAAGCGACCTTTTTCAAACATGACTTTCATGCCGCCAGTTGTCATTAATGATTTGTTTTCAATGACTTTTTTCATCATTGATGCTGGATAGCCTTTCAAGTTATGTCCCATTACTTCACCAATCGCTTCGTTGTTCCCGATTGAACAAACAGAGCCTTGTGATTTAAATGTAAAGGGTACAATTGGTTGGTTCTTTATTTTTGCAGCTAAATTTTTCGCTACATTGTCAGCTTGTTTCAACGCAATTTGTGCGGTTGTTGGGAATGGACGGTCACAAGTTTTATCCATTACGGCAGAGCAATCGCCAATAATAAAGATAGTTGGGTAACCTGGGGCAGTTAAATCTTCTGCTACCATCACACGGCCACGACGTTCTTCAAATCCTGATTTTCCAACAAGGCTACTGCCTTTAACGCCGGTTGTCCAAACGATTGTTTTTGCTTTTACTTCTTTTAATTCATCATTTTCTTGATAAACAACTGCTTCTGGAGTTACTTCTTTAATTGGTGTGCCAACTAAGAATTTAACGCCACGGTCTTTTAATTTTTGAATGCCATAAGTTGATAATTTTTCAACAAACATTGGCAATAAGGTTGGCATTGCTTCAATACACGTAATTGAAATTTTATCAGCTGGTAAATTGTATTCTTTAACTAATTTTGGCATTTGTTGCGTTAATTCTCCAAGATATTCAATACTTGTAAAACCAGCTCCACATACAACGATACTTAATAGTGTTTCGTCTTTTGTTTCATTGTATTTTGCAAATTGAGCATGCATATGCTCTCTTACTTTTACAGCAGTGGGGATATCAACCATCGGTAAAGCAAATTCGTCTACTCCGGTAATACCAAATGATTCAGATTCAAAACCTAATGCAAAGACTAGATAGTCAAATTCGATTGTGCCATTTTTTGCTAGCTCAACCGTTTTTTCATCTTTGTTGACCATGACAACAGTATCTTGAATAAAGTTTGTTTGTTTTTGATCAACAACACTCATAATTGGAAAGCTGATTTTTTCTGGTGGATTTGCTCCACTTGCAACTTCATGTAAATAAGTCGCTTCATAATGGTACTCATTTTTATTTACAATTGTGATTTCCGCATCAAGGTGTTCTTTTTGAACTTGCTTTAAAGTTCTTAAACCAGCATAGCCTGCACCTAAAATAACGATTTTTGTTTTAGCCATTTTTATCACTCTTTCTACATCATTTATGTATGACGTTTCATATTTGTTTATCCATTGAATAGCTTACAACTTTCTTGTCCTTTCGTCAACAACCCTGTTTGTGAAAAATAAAACAAAAACCTTTTTAAAACTGGATATTTTTTTCACAAACAATTGTTTCTTAATCTAGTTAAAAGCTGACGTTTAAGGATTTGATATTTAAATTCTGACAGCAAAAAAGAACCATCCAAGTTTGAATGATTCTTCTCAATCTTTTTTAATTCGATTCAAAATTTAATGTTACACCAGGTTCATCAAAAGCTATTTCGGTTACTTCATAAGTTAGGCGTTCGATATAGTCGATTAAAGGTTTTGAAAGTTCACGCATTGTGTCTACTTCCAATTCATTTGGTTGTCCAAAAAATTCTTCGATTTGAGCAATTTGGCTGATCAACCCTTCGATTTTAAAACGATCTAATTCTAGTGCAAATGGTACTTCAATACGGAAAATTTTTCCGTTTTCTAAAATATTTTTATCGGCTTCATCTGATGGTACGACTTCATTAATTTTCACTTCAACATTCGTAGTTAACGATGGCTCGCCTTCAACTAATTCAAAATTGTATTTATCTACTGAAACCTGTCCTCTTAAAATGTTCATGTTAGTTATAGCCCCTTTTTTAATAATCAAATTTCTACTTACATTATCGCAATCTTTTATACAAGATTCAATGTTTTTTAATTTTTAATTTTATAATGAGAAAAGGAATTTAAAAATTCACCCATATTCCTATTAAAAATGTAACGACTTGTAAGGTGGTCATCAAGGCTAGATTTTGAACGGCACAGACAAAGGTTTTACGCTTGTCTTGTACGTGTAAAAATTTGGTGACATTTTTATTAACAAACGGAATGGCAAGTAATGTCACTAACATCATTTTTGGATAAATTCCGACATAAACTGAAATAATTAATGATACGAAAGCTAGAATATACAGCCATTTAAAGAGCTTTAATGCATTGGCTTTTCCTAGATAATAAGGCAATGTGAAGCGTTTGTTCGTCACATCTTCTTCTAAATCACAAATATTATTGGCTAACATCAAATTAGCAATTGCAAACATATTCGGAATCGATGCAAATAGTATAATAAAGAATGTCTGACTATCGAACGTCATCACATTATACGCATTTACATAAATACTGATTAAATAAATCATAAAGCCCATTGTGAAACCTGAAAAAACTTCTCCTAAAGGCATACTTGAAATCGGCTTTGGACCAGAGGAATAAAAAATACCGATAAAATAACAATATAATCCCATGTAGAGTAACGGCCAACCCGTTTGTTTCACTAGATAAAGACCTAGCCCTGCTGAAATGACAACCATAATGACAATCAACGTTCCTACTAATTGAATTGGAATATTTTCACGTCCAATGATATTAACCTCTTCACGGTAATTGTGCTCCTTTGACGCTTTCTTATAATCCATATAATTGTCAATCGCATCCACTGCCATATTAAATAGAAACATCGCTATAAAAAAGAGCAGCAGATTCAATAAATGAAGCTCTTGATAATGATACCATGCATAAATGATGCCCATAAAATAGGGCAAGATGCTTGCAGTCTTTGCTTGTATTTCAACTAATTCTAAAAAAGTTTTAAATTTCATATAACCCATCCTTCATCTAAACCAATCCTAATTGATTTTACCTAAATTAAATTCTTCTATTACCTAAATATGCGATGAACCCCGATTAATGTCAAGTAATTTTTCTTTTTTCCTTTTTCTCTCCAAAAAAACTTATTTTTTAATTCACAATCGTTGACACAGGCGGTAGAATACGATAGATTTATGGATGATACTATCTATTTAAAAACCGATAAAATAGAAGTGGCCATCCGTGCTACTTGAAAGGAAACCAACTATGCCAATTCATCCTATGTGGGAAAATTTTCCAGCAATCAAAGACGATTTAGCTGAAAGCTACGCAGTGATGGAAAAAAAAGTTCGAATTCGTAATAAAGAAGTTGAAACTACCATTCATGACCTCCTACATTCTGGTGGGAAATTATTACGCCCTGCTTACTTTATTCTTTTTTCACGTTTTGGTAGCGCCACAAAGAAAAAACATAAAAAATTAATTTATACTGCCGCTTCACTTGAAATATTACACATGGCAACATTGATACATGACGATATTATTGATGATTCTCCTACTAGAAGAGGAACACCAACAGTACAAGCAAAATACGGAAAAGATATTGCCGTGTATACGGGAGATTTCCTTTTCACCGTTTATTTTGATTTGATCGCTGATTCAACAGATTCTTTTAGTACCATAAAATTAAATGCCTTCACAATGAAACGCATCTTAATTGGAGAGTTAGATCAAATGCATCTACGCTACAACACAGATGTGACTCTTCGCCAATACTTACGACGTGTTACTGGTAAAACAGCTCAACTTTTTTCATTAAGCTGCTTTGAAGGCGCTCAGATGGGAAAGGCTGATTTAAAGGTAATTACTAGCAGCCATCATATCGGACATAATATTGGAATTGCCTTTCAAATTCTAGATGATATTTTAGACTATACTGAAAACAGTGAAGTCTTAAAAAAACCTGTCTTAGAAGATGTGAAGCAAGGAGTTTACTCTCTACCGTTGATTCTAGCAATGCGCGGCCATCAAAAGGAATTTGCTCCTTATTTAAAAAATGGTGCTGCTATGAGTCAAGAGGATGTCACGATGGTTCTTTCCTTAATCGACAAATACCAAGGCGTTGAAGAAGCTAAGAATTTAGCAGAACGCTACACAAATAAAGCTTTAAAAGGGATTAATCATTTACCTGAACAACCTGAAAAACAACTTTTATTAGCTTTAACGAAACAGTTACTTAATCGAAATTATTAATTTCAACATAAAAAGAGGATGTTCATTTAAAATGAACATCCTCTTTTTATGTTTATTCTCCTCGATCTAAACGATATAACGTTTGGTAACGTTCATTTGTAGCTAAAAGCTCTGTTGGTGTGCCAAAAATCTCAATTTTCCCATTTTCAAGAAAAATTACTTGATCCATTTGATTGACACCTTGTAAATGATGGGTAATCCAGATAATCGTTTTATCCTTCAACACATCAAACAACGTATCTAGCAATCTTTGTTCTGTGATCGGATCTAAGCCTACTGTAGGCTCGTCTAACAGCACAATTGGGTTATCCTGCAATAGAATCCGTGCCAAAGCTAAACGTTGTCTTTCGCCTCCAGAAAAGCGGCCACCAGCTTCTTCTACTAACGTATGAAAGCCTTCTGGTAAACTTGCAATCATTTCACCTAAACCCACTTGATAAAGCGCTGCAATCACTTCTTCGTCCGTTGCTTTTATATTTCCTAAGCGGACATTATTTAACACAGTCGTATCAAATAAATATGGATTTTGATTAATAACTCCAATCCAATTTGAAATGCCATCGCCAAATTCATAAGTTGGAATACCATTAATCGTTATTTCGCCTGCTGTTGGCATTAAATCGCCACGAAGTATTTTCCCAAGCGTACTTTTACCAGCGCCACTTTTACCTAACAACGCAAGTTTTTCCCCTTTTGCTAAAGTAATCGATAAATCATCAATAATCGTTTTATTGGTTTCTTCATAAGAAAATGACACATGCTGGATTTGAAGCTCTTGAAAGACCTCTTCTGTTAATCCTAGGGCGCGTTCACTTGCTTCATCAGCAGAATCATCGATCTTAGGCAAATCATTCATACGTTCCACTGAATCACCATAAATAGGCAATTCAGAAATAGCTTGAGGAATCGGTGCAAAAGCATCAATTAATGGAAAAACGGCTAGCACGAAAGCGGCAATCCAGTTGGCACCACCGCCATGATTCCCTTGAAAAACCGTACTTGTCCAAACTAAAACAGCTAGTGCAATTAACCCAAAGCAAAGCTGAACTAAGAAATCACGAACACGATCAAATCGTTTGATTTTTTCATCGTAATCACGAACTTCTGCTTCACTCGCTTCATAACTAGTGATAAAGTCATGCTTTCTGCCACTAAATAGCCAATCGCCTACACCTAAAACCGCATCTGTTAATTGATCGTATAAACCATTACGAGCGGTTTTTTGAGCGTACATTCTTGCACCGTTCACTAAAACCGATACTAATGGCATTAAAATTGTAACAACAGCTAGCATCAACAACATCATCAGTGCAAATGGAATTGAAAAGAAGCCCAATCCAATCACCACTAAAATATAAATACCCCATGAAATCAGTGTTGGAAAAATAGTTCGTAAATACAAGTTTTGGATGTGATCGATATCTTCTGCTAAAATAGCTAAAATATCTCCCGTCTTGTATTTTCCTTTAAAGAAGATTGCTTCTTTTTCTAAAGAACGATACAATTTCACACGTAAATCAGAGGTCATTTTCAACACCCAGTTATGACTAACTAAGCGCTCAACGTAACGAAACGTTGGTCTGCCAATCCCGAAGGCTCTCGTTAGTACAATGGGAACATAAACCAGCATAATATTTTCAGGTAAACTAGCCGAGCGACTAATTAAGTATCCTGAAACAAACATCAACGCACTTCCACAAAATAGCGTCATAAACCCTAAGAATAAAACAAGGTATAATAATTTACGATATTTTGCCATATAAGGCTTAACCCAGCTATCTTCGCTAAATGTTTGACGCATTTTTAGCATCATTTTTTTATTCATTTGGTAGCTCTCCTCTCATTTGATTCATCAAGGAGACATACGCCCCATTTTTTGCTAGTAATTCTTCGTGAGTGCCTGCATCCACAACTTTACCTTGATCTAAAACTAAAATCATATCCATTTCATTTGTCCAATGCAGACGATGAGTAGCAAAGAAAACTAAATGATTTTCCATCAAAGGCAGAATTGTCTCTTTCAAGGCGACTTCTGTTTCGATGTCTAAATGAGCAGTTGGCTCATCAAACAGTAAAATTTTACGTTCCGTCTCTAGAAAAGCTCTTGCAATCGCGACTCTTTGGGCTTGCCCCCCGCTCATCATTCGACCACTTTCACCAACAAAGGTATTCATCCCTTCTGGCAGCTCTTCAATAAATTCTTTCAGTCCTGCTTTTTGGGCAGCAATTAAAACCGCTTCATCACTTGCTTTTGGTTGATAAAAACGAATATTATTTGCTAACGTATCATGGAACAAATAAGGTTTTTGTGGAATATAAACCATTTCTTTTTGCCAATTACGCTGTGCAAAATGAGGGATTTTGGTACCATTTATTTCAATTTGAGTTCCATCGATTGGCTGTAAAAAACCACCAATTGTATCAATAAAGGTTGATTTTCCAGAACCACTGGCTCCGATCAAACCAATTTTCCCAAAGCCCTTCCATTCAAAATTCAACTCATCAATGGCTAAACGATCATTATTTTCGTAGGAAACCTTTAAGTTTTCGATTTTCAGTGTACTTTCAGCATTCCAAAGAGAGGCCTCATCTGATAAAACCTCAACATCCGTCGGCGTCTCTAATGCTAAAACATCCAAAATAGCACCCATGGCATTTTTCCCATCTAAGGTTGCGTGATAGTCGCTTGAAAATTCTCTTAAAGGCAAGAAAAATTCAGGTGCTAAAATCAATACTGTCAAAGCTGGCAATAACAACAGCGCCCCTTCAAGTAAACGCAACCCTAAGAACAATGCGATTACTGCAATGGATAAGGTTGTAAAAAAGTCTAGTGCAAACGTTGATAAAATTGCTATCTTCAACGTACTGATGGTGGCTTTTCGATAGCTTTCACTCACATCATGTACATTTTTACGGTATTTCTTACTTAGACCTAGTAACTTTAAGGTTTCCAAGCCTTGTAAGGCATCCACAAAATGATTTGATAAAATACGGTACGTTTCATATTGTCGATCTGCTTTCCCTTTAGCAGCATAGCCTAAAATAATCATAAAAAGAATAATGATTGGAAAAACAATAATCATGATTACACCTGAATCAACATCTAATGTGAAAACATAAATTAAGACAATCCAAGGTATCATCATCATATTCATCATTTTTGATAAAAATAAGGTGATGTAATTTTCCGCTTGACGGATACCTTCTAACGCCATTGTCACAACGTTTCCGGTTCCTGATTTTTGAACCATATTAGGCCCCAATGAAAAAACTTGATTCAATAATGCTTTTCGTAACTCTTTGCCTTTTTCATATGAATACTTATCTAGAAGATGTTCTCTAATTAGT
This window encodes:
- a CDS encoding NAD(P)/FAD-dependent oxidoreductase, yielding MAKTKIVILGAGYAGLRTLKQVQKEHLDAEITIVNKNEYHYEATYLHEVASGANPPEKISFPIMSVVDQKQTNFIQDTVVMVNKDEKTVELAKNGTIEFDYLVFALGFESESFGITGVDEFALPMVDIPTAVKVREHMHAQFAKYNETKDETLLSIVVCGAGFTSIEYLGELTQQMPKLVKEYNLPADKISITCIEAMPTLLPMFVEKLSTYGIQKLKDRGVKFLVGTPIKEVTPEAVVYQENDELKEVKAKTIVWTTGVKGSSLVGKSGFEERRGRVMVAEDLTAPGYPTIFIIGDCSAVMDKTCDRPFPTTAQIALKQADNVAKNLAAKIKNQPIVPFTFKSQGSVCSIGNNEAIGEVMGHNLKGYPASMMKKVIENKSLMTTGGMKVMFEKGRFDLYH
- a CDS encoding DUF1149 family protein, yielding MNILRGQVSVDKYNFELVEGEPSLTTNVEVKINEVVPSDEADKNILENGKIFRIEVPFALELDRFKIEGLISQIAQIEEFFGQPNELEVDTMRELSKPLIDYIERLTYEVTEIAFDEPGVTLNFESN
- a CDS encoding prenyltransferase, giving the protein MKFKTFLELVEIQAKTASILPYFMGIIYAWYHYQELHLLNLLLFFIAMFLFNMAVDAIDNYMDYKKASKEHNYREEVNIIGRENIPIQLVGTLIVIMVVISAGLGLYLVKQTGWPLLYMGLYCYFIGIFYSSGPKPISSMPLGEVFSGFTMGFMIYLISIYVNAYNVMTFDSQTFFIILFASIPNMFAIANLMLANNICDLEEDVTNKRFTLPYYLGKANALKLFKWLYILAFVSLIISVYVGIYPKMMLVTLLAIPFVNKNVTKFLHVQDKRKTFVCAVQNLALMTTLQVVTFLIGIWVNF
- a CDS encoding polyprenyl synthetase family protein, which translates into the protein MPIHPMWENFPAIKDDLAESYAVMEKKVRIRNKEVETTIHDLLHSGGKLLRPAYFILFSRFGSATKKKHKKLIYTAASLEILHMATLIHDDIIDDSPTRRGTPTVQAKYGKDIAVYTGDFLFTVYFDLIADSTDSFSTIKLNAFTMKRILIGELDQMHLRYNTDVTLRQYLRRVTGKTAQLFSLSCFEGAQMGKADLKVITSSHHIGHNIGIAFQILDDILDYTENSEVLKKPVLEDVKQGVYSLPLILAMRGHQKEFAPYLKNGAAMSQEDVTMVLSLIDKYQGVEEAKNLAERYTNKALKGINHLPEQPEKQLLLALTKQLLNRNY
- the cydC gene encoding thiol reductant ABC exporter subunit CydC codes for the protein MNKKMMLKMRQTFSEDSWVKPYMAKYRKLLYLVLFLGFMTLFCGSALMFVSGYLISRSASLPENIMLVYVPIVLTRAFGIGRPTFRYVERLVSHNWVLKMTSDLRVKLYRSLEKEAIFFKGKYKTGDILAILAEDIDHIQNLYLRTIFPTLISWGIYILVVIGLGFFSIPFALMMLLMLAVVTILMPLVSVLVNGARMYAQKTARNGLYDQLTDAVLGVGDWLFSGRKHDFITSYEASEAEVRDYDEKIKRFDRVRDFLVQLCFGLIALAVLVWTSTVFQGNHGGGANWIAAFVLAVFPLIDAFAPIPQAISELPIYGDSVERMNDLPKIDDSADEASERALGLTEEVFQELQIQHVSFSYEETNKTIIDDLSITLAKGEKLALLGKSGAGKSTLGKILRGDLMPTAGEITINGIPTYEFGDGISNWIGVINQNPYLFDTTVLNNVRLGNIKATDEEVIAALYQVGLGEMIASLPEGFHTLVEEAGGRFSGGERQRLALARILLQDNPIVLLDEPTVGLDPITEQRLLDTLFDVLKDKTIIWITHHLQGVNQMDQVIFLENGKIEIFGTPTELLATNERYQTLYRLDRGE
- the cydD gene encoding thiol reductant ABC exporter subunit CydD, which produces MMDKRLLGLSGMKKMMIMLAGISFLQAFMIIFQARYLALSITGLWNGEGLSHQLTRMLYFFLAFGGRHLLTLIREHLLDKYSYEKGKELRKALLNQVFSLGPNMVQKSGTGNVVTMALEGIRQAENYITLFLSKMMNMMMIPWIVLIYVFTLDVDSGVIMIIVFPIIILFMIILGYAAKGKADRQYETYRILSNHFVDALQGLETLKLLGLSKKYRKNVHDVSESYRKATISTLKIAILSTFALDFFTTLSIAVIALFLGLRLLEGALLLLPALTVLILAPEFFLPLREFSSDYHATLDGKNAMGAILDVLALETPTDVEVLSDEASLWNAESTLKIENLKVSYENNDRLAIDELNFEWKGFGKIGLIGASGSGKSTFIDTIGGFLQPIDGTQIEINGTKIPHFAQRNWQKEMVYIPQKPYLFHDTLANNIRFYQPKASDEAVLIAAQKAGLKEFIEELPEGMNTFVGESGRMMSGGQAQRVAIARAFLETERKILLFDEPTAHLDIETEVALKETILPLMENHLVFFATHRLHWTNEMDMILVLDQGKVVDAGTHEELLAKNGAYVSLMNQMRGELPNE